In a single window of the Nitrospirota bacterium genome:
- a CDS encoding helix-turn-helix domain-containing protein: MDKLLTPEEFAVALGIQLSTVYAWTHAKTVPYMKVGRLIRFRETDVMKWLRDRSQGTDESQSVSAKPAPIKPKPAKSKYGHRNRFIDDLVERSKKEALP, translated from the coding sequence ATGGATAAATTGCTGACACCAGAAGAATTTGCAGTCGCACTCGGCATTCAACTGTCAACGGTCTATGCGTGGACTCACGCAAAAACAGTGCCCTATATGAAAGTAGGTCGACTCATTCGTTTCCGCGAAACGGATGTTATGAAGTGGCTTCGTGATCGCAGCCAAGGAACTGATGAGTCTCAGAGTGTCTCAGCAAAGCCTGCGCCAATCAAACCAAAACCTGCAAAGAGCAAATATGGCCATCGAAATAGATTTATTGATGACCTTGTCGAGCGATCAAAGAAGGAGGCCCTCCCATGA
- a CDS encoding helix-turn-helix domain-containing protein has translation MNEVRDMREGNWWWCENDLIDREDLAGPDKLTYCALCRFAKGGKCFPSRKTLAKKVGVSLRKIIYVLQNLQAKGIIGIEPRTGAAGDRESNLYLIYSAKKPEESKIGVVHCVHRPVHDMHHCSAPAVPEVVHIMHPNKTNKNNSKTTTGTHIVVVCAEEEKEYHPDVVIPLLPSEILEAAQKVNASNPEWPIGKIYHAAWILGWKEKNIKDFKIEVSRKKYLEGIIKHSLEHLKDCPTPSQVLETNHRKEKNRAKVEIRKQEATKKRTQIEAEFATLSDAKKEEFRNKFRRRNIASHPEAIEAGALGEFSKFSKELNHG, from the coding sequence CCCGATAAACTCACATACTGCGCACTTTGCCGTTTCGCGAAAGGAGGCAAGTGTTTTCCTTCACGCAAAACTCTTGCAAAAAAAGTTGGAGTCTCGCTCCGAAAAATTATATATGTACTCCAAAACCTGCAAGCAAAAGGCATAATCGGTATCGAGCCGAGAACGGGCGCGGCAGGCGACCGCGAATCAAATCTGTATTTGATATATTCCGCAAAAAAACCCGAAGAAAGCAAAATTGGGGTAGTGCACTGTGTGCACCGCCCCGTGCATGATATGCACCACTGTAGTGCACCGGCAGTGCCAGAGGTGGTGCATATCATGCACCCTAACAAAACAAATAAAAACAATAGTAAAACAACAACAGGCACTCATATCGTAGTTGTTTGCGCGGAGGAAGAAAAAGAATACCACCCCGATGTCGTAATTCCTCTTCTTCCCAGTGAAATATTAGAAGCGGCACAAAAAGTAAATGCATCTAACCCAGAATGGCCAATCGGCAAAATATATCATGCTGCATGGATTCTCGGATGGAAGGAAAAAAATATCAAAGATTTTAAAATCGAGGTGTCTCGAAAAAAATATCTTGAAGGCATAATCAAACATAGCCTCGAACATTTGAAGGATTGCCCAACTCCCTCGCAGGTCCTCGAAACGAATCACCGAAAAGAAAAGAACCGTGCCAAAGTAGAAATTCGCAAACAAGAAGCGACCAAAAAGAGAACTCAAATCGAGGCCGAATTTGCCACTCTATCTGATGCCAAGAAAGAAGAATTTCGCAATAAATTTCGTCGCCGAAATATTGCGTCTCACCCCGAAGCCATAGAGGCCGGTGCACTTGGAGAATTTTCGAAATTTTCGAAGGAGTTAAATCATGGATAA
- a CDS encoding site-specific integrase: MKGLYRRKNSSFYWMNFTANGQSYQRSTGTSDKALAEKILQRVNAEIIAGVWFDRKEEKVEQHAFSELAEKYKAWIQCRYKAIQFKEVMIKQLTDRFGDEPLNNFSTHMLEQLQSDRLKAGVRKFKKGKEFIDAPNKPSTVNRLLAVLSHMFTKAVDWKMMDKTVKDSLNVKMLPEHNKRLRYLSREESQALINACVGMIKFVVIVALNTGMRKSEILNLMWSQVDLKHGFILLDKTKNGERREIPINSVLLETLQGIVRRIDVPYVFCNPETGRPFTKDWKKTFHTALKKAGIYDFKFHDLRHTFASQLVMAGVDLVTVKELLGHKDIKMTLRYAHLAPSHKVKAVEMLAQEGQNSYSFLTVKDERKASTA; this comes from the coding sequence GTGAAAGGACTATACAGGAGAAAAAATAGCAGTTTTTATTGGATGAATTTTACTGCCAATGGACAGTCGTATCAGAGATCTACGGGGACTTCTGACAAGGCCTTGGCTGAGAAAATTCTACAACGGGTCAATGCTGAAATTATTGCGGGAGTTTGGTTTGATCGAAAGGAAGAGAAAGTTGAACAGCACGCATTTTCCGAACTTGCGGAAAAGTACAAGGCATGGATTCAGTGCCGGTATAAAGCGATCCAGTTTAAGGAAGTTATGATCAAACAGCTCACAGATCGCTTTGGCGATGAGCCATTGAACAACTTCAGCACTCACATGCTCGAACAGCTTCAGAGTGATCGGCTGAAGGCTGGCGTGAGGAAGTTTAAGAAGGGGAAGGAGTTCATTGACGCACCGAACAAGCCCTCTACGGTTAATCGCTTGCTTGCTGTTCTCTCTCACATGTTTACCAAAGCCGTTGACTGGAAAATGATGGACAAGACTGTCAAAGACTCTCTTAACGTCAAGATGCTGCCGGAGCACAACAAGCGGCTACGGTATTTATCTCGCGAGGAGTCACAGGCCCTTATCAACGCCTGCGTCGGCATGATAAAATTTGTCGTCATCGTGGCTTTGAATACCGGAATGAGAAAGAGTGAGATCCTGAATCTCATGTGGTCTCAGGTCGATCTGAAGCACGGGTTCATTCTTCTCGACAAGACCAAAAATGGCGAGCGCCGAGAGATCCCCATTAACTCAGTCCTACTTGAAACTTTGCAGGGAATCGTAAGGCGTATTGATGTTCCTTATGTCTTCTGCAACCCCGAGACCGGCAGGCCTTTCACTAAGGACTGGAAAAAGACCTTTCATACAGCACTGAAGAAGGCAGGAATCTACGATTTCAAATTCCATGACCTGCGGCATACCTTCGCAAGTCAGCTTGTCATGGCAGGCGTGGATCTCGTGACGGTCAAGGAGTTGCTCGGACATAAGGATATTAAGATGACCCTTCGGTATGCACACCTTGCACCAAGCCACAAGGTGAAAGCAGTCGAGATGTTGGCCCAGGAAGGGCAAAATTCTTACAGTTTTCTGACAGTCAAGGATGAGAGGAAAGCTTCAACCGCGTAA